The proteins below come from a single Eucalyptus grandis isolate ANBG69807.140 chromosome 3, ASM1654582v1, whole genome shotgun sequence genomic window:
- the LOC120292231 gene encoding 6-hydroxynicotinate 3-monooxygenase-like, which produces MIISIMKQHIGLLCMTTCSLHCHQKYSSRAIFSSLSLFPMIGNQSKSRPEFSALVKPPKYTEICSSLQMDASLIRNHFLPIVKPRHSGYCARRVFFNFSGSKDSETIKNVREAHLEFGKCLYLDLAPGNQTVLFEIPNKRLNWIWYLNQPEPDLQGNLVTTKVRDDLILKMYQDAEKIWHPALVQLTRETEEPFINAIYDCDPLEQIVWDNVVLVGDAAHPTTPHSSRSTNMSILDAAVLSWCWVK; this is translated from the exons ATGATAATTTCAATCATGAAGCAGCACATTGGGCTACTCTGCATGACCACCTGTTCACTGCATTGCCACCAGAAATATTCCTCCAGGGCcatattttcctctctctctctgtttccaATGATCGGCAATCAGTCAAAATCAAGGCCCGAGTTCTCAGCACTGGTGAAACCACCGAAGTATACGGAGATTTGCTCATCGCTGCAGATGGATGCCTCTCTAATTCGCAATCACTTTCTTCCCATTGTCAAACCAAG ACATTCTGGCTATTGTGCCCGGAGggtgtttttcaatttttcgggGAGCAAAGATTCTGAAACTATCAAAAACGTTAGGGAGGCACATCTGGAGTTTGGAAAATGCCTGTACTTAGACTTGGCACCCGGAAATCAAACTGTTCTTTTCGAGATCCCAAACAAAAGGCTGAACTGGATATGGTATTTAAATCAACCTGAACCTGACTTGCAG GGAAATTTAGTTACTACAAAAGTAAGGGATGACTTGATTCTGAAGATGTACCAAGATGCAGAGAAAATTTGGCATCCAGCTTTAGTTCAGCTCACGAGAGAAACTGAAGAACCTTTCATAAATGCCATTTACGACTGTGATCCACTAGAACAAATAGTATGGGACAATGTGGTACTTGTTGGTGACGCAGCACACCCCACGACACCGCACAGCTCAAGGAGCACAAACATGTCGATTCTGGATGCTGCTGTCCTAAGCTGGTGCTGGGTGAAGTAG
- the LOC104437701 gene encoding 6-hydroxynicotinate 3-monooxygenase-like, producing the protein MERQEEETEKPTKPKAKAVIVGGSVAGLSCAHALISAGWDVVVVEKSSAPPTGTPTGAGLGLGPSARKQIGAWLGRAQRLHDATLPLAVDQNNATDGEKKVSRVLTRDEEFNFRAAHWTELHGLLRKELPPSVVLWGHVFLSFSLSDNKAEVKVKTKVLKTNDTIEITGNLLVAADGCLSSIRQSFLPDLKLRYSGYCAWRGVLDFSGRENSEAILGIKKAYPDLGKCLYFDLGLGTHSVLYELLNKRLNWIWYINQPEPELKGNSVTMKVSSEMIQEMHREAEKVWLPELARIMKETKEPFINVIYDCDPLEQIFWDNVVLVGDAAHPTTPHGLRSTNMSISDAAVLGLCLKKWGLENLHSALCEYQSLRLPVISKQVLHSRQLGRIKQGLPVVGWERFDPMTSGREECLELQQRNMPFFDEAPLPEDSSI; encoded by the exons ATGGAGCGCCAAGAGGAAGAAACCGAGAAACCCACGAAGCCCAAGGCCAAGGCAGTGATAGTGGGAGGGAGCGTCGCGGGATTATCCTGCGCGCACGCGCTCATTTCAGCCGGATGGgacgtcgtcgtcgtcgagAAGTCGAGCGCGCCGCCGACCGGGACCCCCACCGGCGCGGGGCTCGGGCTCGGACCGTCGGCTCGGAAGCAGATCGGGGCTTGGCTCGGGAGGGCGCAGCGGCTCCACGATGCCACTTTGCCACTCGCTGTTGATCAG AACAATGCAACGGATGGTGAAAAGAAAGTGAGCCGGGTGCTCACAAGGGATGAGGAATTCAATTTCAGAGCAGCGCACTGGACCGAGCTCCATGGCCTTCTTCGCAAGGAACTACCACCGAGTGTTGTGTTATGGGGTCATGTTTTCCTGTCATTCAGCCTATCTGACAACAAGGCTGAAGTCAAAGTCAAAACTAAAGTTCTTAAGACCAATGATACCATTGAGATAACTGGTAACTTGCTTGTCGCAGCAGATGGGTGTCTGTCTTCCATTCGGCAGAGTTTCCTCCCTGACCTTAAACTGAG GTATTCAGGTTATTGTGCATGGAGGGGAGTTCTCGATTTTTCAGGACGAGAGAATTCAGAAGCCATTTTGGGGATCAAGAAAGCTTATCCTGATCTTGGGAAGTGTCTGTACTTTGACCTGGGTTTGGGGACTCATAGCGTGTTATATGAACTCCTGAACAAAAGGCTTAATTGGATTTGGTACATCAATCAGCCTGAGCCTGAACTGAAG GGAAACTCTGTTACCATGAAAGTCAGCAGCGAAATGATCCAGGAAATGCACAGAGAAGCAGAGAAAGTTTGGCTTCCTGAGTTGGCTAGAATAATGAAAGAAACGAAAGAACCTTTCATAAACGTCATATACGATTGTGATCCTTTAGAGCAGATCTTCTGGGACAATGTGGTGTTGGTCGGGGATGCGGCTCACCCGACGACTCCTCACGGTTTAAGAAGCACTAACATGTCTATATCAGATGCTGCGGTTCTTGGTTTGTGCCTCAAAAAATGGGGACTTGAGAATCTGCATTCAGCTCTATGCGAATATCAGTCTCTACGGCTTCCAGTCATTTCCAAGCAAGTCCTACATTCACGGCAACTGGGTCGCATTAAACAAGGTTTGCCTGTTGTTGGCTGGGAACGGTTTGATCCTATGACGTCAGGTCGTGAAGAGTGTCTAGAGCTCCAGCAGAGGAATATGCCGTTCTTTGATGAAGCTCCCCTACCAGAGGACTCTTCAATTTGA